The DNA segment TATTCGGTGCGGATCGCTTCGCCGCGCCTTGTCAGCAGTGAATACATCCGCAGCATCTCTGATATTGCCGATACTTATTGCGACGGTTATTTACGGTTTACCACCAGGAATAATGCAGAGTTTTTGGTGTCGGATGAAAGCAAGCTGGAGCCGCTGATTAAAGATCTGGTAGCCAAGGGCTATATGATCGGCGGGGGCGGTCACTCCATCAGCAACGTGGTTCATACTCAGGGCTGGATCCACTGTAAGAGCGCGGTTACCGACGCTTCCGGCATCGTCAAGGATGTTATGGATGAACTGCATCCCTATTTCACCGGTGAGATCAAGGTGCCGGCCCGGCTCAGGATTGCGGTGGCCTGCTGCGTCAATATGTGCGGCGCCTGTCACTGCTCGGATATCTCCATCGTCGGCATTCACCGGACACCGCCCCGGGTCAATGATGAATTGCTGGTGGGGCGCTGCGAGATTCCCACCACGATCGCTGCCTGTCCTACCGGGGCAATCAGGCCAAATCCTAAAACCAAGAGCGTGGAAATCAATCATGAAAAATGCATGATGTGCGCTAACTGTACCGTAGTTTGCCCGGCTATCAAGATTATGGACCCGGTCAATGACGGCGTGTCCATC comes from the Acetonema longum DSM 6540 genome and includes:
- the dsrB gene encoding dissimilatory-type sulfite reductase subunit beta; this translates as MARNDFGPPDYRELIPPVIQKNYGQWKYHTIPRPGVLKHVSDTGDVLYSVRIASPRLVSSEYIRSISDIADTYCDGYLRFTTRNNAEFLVSDESKLEPLIKDLVAKGYMIGGGGHSISNVVHTQGWIHCKSAVTDASGIVKDVMDELHPYFTGEIKVPARLRIAVACCVNMCGACHCSDISIVGIHRTPPRVNDELLVGRCEIPTTIAACPTGAIRPNPKTKSVEINHEKCMMCANCTVVCPAIKIMDPVNDGVSIWVGGKVSNARTAPKFSRLAIPYLPNNPPRWPEVTNAVKHLVEVWAASAREGERMGEWIDRIGWERFFEKTGLPFTDKHIDDFTHATTTFRSTTQFRF